The Gemmatimonadaceae bacterium genome includes a window with the following:
- a CDS encoding heparan-alpha-glucosaminide N-acetyltransferase domain-containing protein — protein sequence MPPISSPVPASTAQPAPRASTAPRERLLSLDVFRGLTIAGMLLVNTPGTWSAIYPPLEHAAWNGWTPTDLIFPFFLFIVGITTELSLSARRGRGDAESDIRRQIVRRGALIFLFGFLLNGVPFFTWSAIPGNPDPTFVQRVVDRLYDWRILGVLQRIGLAYIAAGLISRRASVKQLVIVVAVILFGYWFVLTCLPVPGTHGTIGALLLDRPETTMAAWWDRTLLDWTRFGLGNHTWGNSLTWDPEGFFSTIPAVATCLLGNLAGRWIVKQERSLLDRVSALFAVGALGMMVGLMWNWVFPINKNLWTSSYVVFTAGVASVAIATIMWIVDVQGVKRWTGPWVVFGLNPLTAYVGSFFMARMIYSVLSVQYHGQTVPLEEAIFRSLFLSWASPVNASLAFAVVFVLLWYGILVVLRRRNIIWKV from the coding sequence ATGCCGCCGATCAGTTCCCCAGTCCCCGCCTCCACGGCGCAGCCCGCGCCCCGAGCGAGCACCGCTCCCCGCGAGCGGCTGCTCTCGCTCGACGTGTTCCGCGGCCTCACCATCGCCGGGATGCTGCTGGTGAACACGCCGGGCACATGGAGCGCCATCTATCCGCCTCTCGAGCACGCGGCCTGGAACGGGTGGACCCCCACCGATCTCATCTTTCCGTTCTTCCTCTTCATCGTTGGCATCACCACCGAACTTTCCCTCTCCGCACGCCGTGGCCGTGGAGACGCCGAAAGCGATATTCGCCGCCAGATCGTTCGCCGCGGCGCCCTCATCTTCCTGTTCGGATTCCTCCTCAATGGCGTTCCGTTCTTCACCTGGTCCGCCATCCCTGGGAACCCCGATCCCACGTTCGTCCAGCGCGTCGTGGACCGCCTGTATGATTGGCGCATCCTCGGCGTGCTCCAGCGCATCGGACTGGCGTACATTGCCGCCGGCCTCATCTCGCGCCGCGCGTCGGTGAAACAGCTCGTGATCGTCGTCGCCGTCATACTCTTCGGCTACTGGTTCGTGCTCACCTGCCTGCCCGTTCCGGGTACCCACGGCACCATCGGCGCCCTGCTCCTCGACCGCCCCGAGACGACCATGGCGGCGTGGTGGGATCGGACTTTGCTCGACTGGACGCGGTTCGGCCTGGGCAATCACACGTGGGGGAACAGCTTAACCTGGGATCCTGAGGGTTTCTTCTCGACCATCCCCGCCGTCGCCACTTGTCTGCTTGGCAACCTTGCAGGCCGTTGGATCGTCAAACAAGAGCGATCCTTGCTCGACCGCGTCAGTGCGCTGTTCGCGGTGGGCGCCCTGGGTATGATGGTCGGGTTGATGTGGAACTGGGTGTTCCCCATCAACAAGAATCTCTGGACAAGTTCGTACGTCGTGTTCACCGCGGGCGTGGCGTCCGTGGCGATCGCGACGATCATGTGGATCGTCGATGTGCAGGGGGTAAAGCGGTGGACCGGCCCATGGGTCGTCTTCGGCCTGAATCCGCTCACTGCCTACGTCGGCTCGTTTTTCATGGCCCGCATGATTTACTCGGTGCTGTCCGTGCAGTACCACGGACAAACCGTCCCGTTGGAGGAGGCGATCTTCCGGTCGCTCTTTCTCTCGTGGGCGTCGCCGGTGAATGCGTCCCTCGCCTTTGCCGTGGTCTTCGTATTACTCTGGTATGGCATTCTGGTCGTGCTGCGACGCCGCAACATCATCTGGAAGGTCTGA
- a CDS encoding cytochrome C oxidase subunit IV family protein: MAHDPSADAHPTHVDHSAMGMEKEHPTWSVYWKVAVILTLITMAEVWIYYIPSFVASHLFVPTLLILSAVKFAIVVMFYMHLRYDHRLFRALFTGPLIIAMTTIVALLFLFGHLAIHTG, translated from the coding sequence ATGGCTCACGATCCCTCGGCCGACGCTCACCCCACCCACGTGGACCACTCCGCGATGGGCATGGAAAAGGAGCATCCGACCTGGTCCGTGTATTGGAAGGTCGCGGTCATCCTCACCCTCATCACGATGGCCGAGGTGTGGATCTACTACATCCCCAGCTTCGTCGCATCACACCTGTTCGTGCCGACGCTGCTGATCCTGTCGGCGGTCAAGTTCGCCATCGTCGTCATGTTCTATATGCACCTGCGCTACGATCACCGGCTCTTCCGCGCACTGTTCACCGGGCCCCTGATCATCGCCATGACGACGATCGTCGCTCTGCTCTTCCTGTTCGGCCACCTGGCCATCCACACCGGATAG
- a CDS encoding cytochrome c oxidase subunit 3 — protein MANPAAAVEHQGHTPTTTGLDHRKVAIWAFIGSECMLFASLISTYLIYKGRSVTGPFPHEVCSPPVCDTVMKPILNIPVTSASTFVLLMSSLAMVLALAAVENADKPKHSFGEKVLGSSKLWLFMTALLGTTFLGFQAFEFTSFVHEGLTIRTNLFGSSFFTLTGFHGAHVTAGVLWLLTLLAIDFKRGLQPKDALIVDIAALYWHFVDVVWIAIFTLVYLIH, from the coding sequence ATGGCCAATCCAGCAGCTGCAGTCGAGCACCAAGGGCACACGCCGACCACCACGGGCCTCGATCACCGCAAGGTGGCGATTTGGGCCTTCATCGGGTCGGAGTGCATGCTGTTCGCGTCGCTCATCTCGACCTACCTGATCTACAAGGGCCGCAGTGTGACGGGCCCGTTCCCGCACGAGGTATGCAGTCCGCCTGTCTGCGACACGGTGATGAAGCCGATCCTCAACATCCCCGTGACGTCGGCCTCCACCTTCGTGCTGCTCATGTCGTCGCTCGCCATGGTACTCGCGTTGGCCGCCGTCGAGAACGCCGATAAGCCCAAGCACTCGTTCGGTGAGAAGGTCCTCGGCAGCTCCAAGCTGTGGCTGTTCATGACCGCGCTGCTCGGCACCACCTTCCTCGGCTTTCAGGCATTCGAGTTCACGTCGTTCGTACATGAAGGACTCACCATCCGTACCAACCTGTTCGGATCGTCGTTCTTCACGCTCACCGGCTTCCACGGCGCCCACGTGACCGCCGGCGTCCTCTGGCTGCTCACGCTCCTCGCCATCGACTTCAAACGCGGCCTCCAACCGAAGGACGCACTGATCGTAGACATCGCCGCGCTCTACTGGCACTTTGTAGACGTGGTCTGGATCGCGATCTTCACCCTCGTGTACCTCATCCACTAA
- the ctaD gene encoding cytochrome c oxidase subunit I encodes MATTAAAPPYVSTHEASNTGIWSWLTTVDHKRIGVLYLVTALTFFLIGGLEAEIIRAQLMHPNGTVVSATTFNELFTMHGTTMIFLAIMPLSAAFFNFLIPLQIGARDVAFPRLNAFSYWVFLFGGIFINVSWLVGAAPDGGWFGYAPLTTMQFNPGLNIDFWVLGIQILGVSSLAAAFNFITTIINMRAPGMQLMRMPMFTWMAFIVQFLLVLAFPVITVALVFLQFDRFFGTQFYELAAGADPLLWQHLFWIFGHPEVYILILPAFGLVSEVLPTFSGKPLFGYPVMVYSGMLIAFLGFGVWAHHMFAVGLGPIADTVFGVTTLLIGIPTGVKIFNWIFTMWGGNVRFTVACKFAIALIALFTIGGISGVMHASPPADLQQTDSYFVVAHFHYVLFGGSMMGIFAGIYYYYPKLTGHLMSEKLGNWHFWLTFIGMNLTFFPMHFSGLAGMPRRIYRYDANQGFDTYNLMSSYGAYLLGFATLLFVWNFVRSRKKGAVAGHNPWNAPSLEWSLPSPPPDYNFATIPTVSSRYPLWDHKGNVPEFHDGDRIKTAKELGIPMPFPTIKPLFTALFMTLMFSGLLFIHKNNWPMAYTFIFGGAAGMVISLYSWLLSPLE; translated from the coding sequence ATGGCCACAACCGCCGCCGCCCCGCCCTACGTTTCGACGCACGAAGCGTCCAACACGGGAATCTGGAGCTGGCTCACCACTGTTGATCACAAGCGGATCGGGGTGCTGTATCTCGTTACCGCGCTGACGTTCTTCCTGATAGGCGGCCTCGAAGCCGAGATCATCCGTGCCCAGCTGATGCACCCGAACGGAACCGTCGTCTCGGCGACTACGTTCAATGAGCTGTTCACGATGCACGGTACGACCATGATCTTCCTCGCGATCATGCCGTTGTCGGCCGCCTTCTTCAATTTTCTGATCCCGCTGCAGATCGGGGCCCGCGACGTGGCCTTCCCGCGGCTCAACGCGTTCAGTTACTGGGTATTCCTGTTCGGCGGCATCTTCATCAACGTGTCATGGCTCGTGGGCGCCGCCCCCGATGGCGGCTGGTTCGGCTACGCACCGCTCACCACCATGCAGTTCAACCCCGGCCTCAACATCGACTTCTGGGTGCTCGGCATCCAGATCCTCGGCGTTTCCTCGCTGGCCGCAGCGTTCAACTTCATCACCACGATCATCAACATGCGGGCGCCCGGCATGCAGCTCATGCGCATGCCGATGTTCACCTGGATGGCGTTCATCGTGCAGTTCCTGCTCGTCCTGGCCTTCCCCGTGATTACGGTCGCCCTCGTGTTCCTGCAATTCGACCGCTTCTTCGGCACCCAGTTCTACGAGTTGGCAGCCGGCGCCGATCCGCTCCTCTGGCAGCATCTGTTCTGGATCTTCGGCCACCCCGAGGTCTACATCCTCATCCTGCCAGCGTTCGGCCTCGTATCCGAGGTGCTCCCCACGTTCTCCGGAAAACCACTGTTCGGGTACCCGGTGATGGTGTACTCGGGCATGCTGATCGCCTTCCTCGGCTTCGGCGTATGGGCGCACCACATGTTCGCCGTCGGCCTCGGTCCGATTGCCGACACGGTATTCGGCGTGACCACGCTCCTCATCGGCATTCCGACGGGAGTGAAGATCTTCAACTGGATCTTCACAATGTGGGGCGGCAACGTGCGCTTCACGGTGGCCTGCAAATTCGCCATCGCGCTCATCGCGCTCTTCACCATCGGCGGGATTTCCGGTGTCATGCACGCGTCGCCGCCCGCTGACCTACAGCAGACCGACAGCTACTTCGTCGTCGCCCACTTCCATTACGTGTTGTTCGGCGGGTCGATGATGGGCATTTTTGCCGGCATCTACTACTACTATCCGAAGCTCACCGGACACCTGATGAGCGAGAAGCTCGGCAATTGGCATTTCTGGCTCACCTTCATCGGGATGAACCTTACCTTCTTCCCGATGCACTTCTCTGGTCTCGCCGGCATGCCGCGCCGCATCTACCGCTACGACGCCAACCAGGGCTTCGATACGTACAACCTGATGTCGTCGTACGGCGCCTACCTGCTCGGCTTCGCCACGCTCCTCTTTGTCTGGAACTTCGTCCGTAGCCGCAAGAAGGGCGCCGTGGCCGGCCACAACCCGTGGAACGCCCCCTCGCTGGAATGGTCGCTCCCGTCGCCCCCACCCGACTACAACTTCGCCACGATCCCGACTGTGTCCTCACGCTATCCCCTGTGGGACCACAAGGGCAACGTGCCGGAGTTCCATGACGGAGATCGGATCAAGACGGCCAAGGAACTTGGCATCCCGATGCCGTTCCCGACCATAAAGCCGCTATTCACGGCCCTGTTCATGACCCTCATGTTCTCGGGCCTCCTGTTTATCCACAAGAACAACTGGCCGATGGCCTATACCTTCATATTCGGTGGCGCCGCCGGCATGGTGATCTCGCTCTACAGCTGGCTGCTCAGTCCGCTGGAATAG
- the coxB gene encoding cytochrome c oxidase subunit II, translating to MDPHSRPRRLTTAALTAVLAVLLAACAPAHPNSIFTHHTEFNRDIGHLFDILIWLGSFVFVFVESILLIALIKFRKREGQPPPQQVHGNTKLEILWTSIPALILAMIAVPTVRTIFKTEAPAAQDALQVTVTGHQWWWEFQYPQYGITTANELYLPIGRTVNFTLRTADVIHSFWIPELGGKRDLISNHTNYLWFTPDSVGDDVFNGFCAEFCGTSHANMRFKVFTVAPAEFAAWTHNQEQPAVSLLPDTTKAKTPAMAKGAAIASAMPVAQAAPATASFVSFPRANIPRYAVPATPLPPGMTFDQSLTGDPLEGEKLISAGQSMCLACHTIKGNPMMQAILGPDLTHIASRTTIAAGLYPNDKQHLELWIKNARVMKPGVIMYTLGKGQIDPATGKPTTMGNLTDQQIADIVAYLQTLK from the coding sequence ATGGATCCACATTCCCGCCCGCGTCGGCTGACTACCGCCGCGCTGACGGCCGTGCTCGCAGTGCTGCTCGCTGCATGCGCCCCCGCACATCCCAACTCGATCTTCACGCACCATACGGAGTTCAATCGGGATATCGGACACTTGTTCGACATTCTGATCTGGCTCGGATCGTTTGTGTTCGTGTTCGTCGAAAGCATCCTGCTCATCGCGCTCATCAAGTTCCGGAAGCGCGAGGGCCAGCCGCCGCCGCAGCAGGTCCACGGCAACACGAAGCTCGAGATCCTCTGGACGTCCATTCCGGCCCTTATTCTGGCCATGATCGCCGTACCCACGGTGCGGACGATCTTCAAGACGGAGGCGCCGGCAGCCCAGGACGCCCTCCAGGTCACCGTCACTGGCCATCAGTGGTGGTGGGAGTTCCAGTATCCCCAGTACGGGATCACCACGGCCAATGAACTCTACCTGCCGATCGGCCGCACGGTGAACTTCACGCTCAGGACGGCCGACGTGATCCATTCGTTCTGGATCCCTGAGTTGGGCGGCAAGCGCGACCTGATCTCAAACCACACCAACTACCTGTGGTTCACTCCCGATTCGGTCGGCGACGACGTGTTCAACGGCTTCTGCGCCGAATTTTGCGGCACCTCACACGCCAACATGCGGTTCAAGGTGTTCACGGTGGCACCCGCCGAGTTTGCGGCGTGGACGCACAATCAGGAGCAGCCCGCCGTCTCGCTCCTTCCCGACACGACGAAAGCCAAGACGCCAGCCATGGCCAAGGGAGCAGCGATCGCCTCGGCCATGCCGGTCGCCCAGGCCGCACCGGCCACCGCGAGTTTCGTGAGCTTCCCGCGGGCGAATATTCCGAGATACGCTGTTCCCGCGACACCACTTCCGCCGGGGATGACCTTCGACCAGTCACTCACCGGCGATCCGCTGGAAGGCGAAAAGCTCATCTCGGCCGGGCAGAGCATGTGCCTCGCCTGCCACACGATCAAGGGCAACCCGATGATGCAGGCGATTCTCGGGCCCGATCTCACGCACATCGCCTCGCGGACCACCATCGCCGCCGGCCTGTACCCGAATGACAAGCAGCACCTCGAGCTGTGGATCAAGAACGCCCGCGTCATGAAACCGGGCGTGATCATGTACACGCTCGGCAAAGGCCAGATCGACCCCGCCACCGGAAAGCCCACGACCATGGGCAACCTGACCGATCAGCAGATCGCCGACATCGTCGCATATCTGCAGACCCTGAAGTAA
- the aspA gene encoding aspartate ammonia-lyase encodes MTRPTRQDQVKNVAFFQSLPESLRWHLIRAGVPTTYEPGAMLFREGEPREFFAVLLAGSVAIEQANNSTPLATLGPGEVIGEGLLLDDSPHGVSGRALVKTEALMFRKDVVEPLLKDTPALHAALVTRAARAIAQRLKAADATLAGRGRALGFTGGQTRREHDLLGERDVPADALYGVQTLRALENFPITGVPIREFPSLVEALAAVKAAAARANADLGLLPRDVAHAIDEAAMEIRAGRHHEHFMVDAIQGGAGTSTNMNANEVIANRALELMHKPRGDYAVVHPNNHVNLSQSTNDVYPTAVKVALHTSIEGLRAAMRDLVNAFLAKADEFSPFIKMGRTQLQDAVPMTLGQEFAAFGHTILEDVDRLGEAQALIREINMGATAIGTGINAPPGYAEKVREHLSQITGLSLITAPDLVEATSDTGAFVQLSGVLKRCAVKLSKICNDLRLLSSGPRTGLGEINLPAMQPGSSIMPGKVNPVIPEVVNQVCFDVIGGDVTVTMAAEAGQLQLNVFEPVIAYRLLRSVDTLRNACVVLRERCVTGITANPQRMRDFVEHSIGIVTALVPVIGYDKATQIAKAALDTGRGVTELVLEQKLLTRQQIDRILDPERMTAPRATKA; translated from the coding sequence ATGACGCGCCCCACCCGGCAGGACCAAGTCAAGAACGTCGCATTCTTCCAGAGTCTGCCCGAATCGCTCCGCTGGCATCTCATTCGGGCCGGGGTTCCCACAACCTACGAGCCTGGCGCCATGCTGTTCCGCGAGGGCGAACCACGCGAGTTCTTCGCCGTGCTGCTCGCCGGAAGTGTGGCCATCGAGCAAGCCAACAACTCCACCCCGCTCGCCACGCTCGGTCCGGGCGAGGTGATCGGCGAAGGGCTGCTGCTCGACGATTCGCCCCACGGTGTTTCGGGGCGGGCCCTGGTCAAGACCGAAGCCCTGATGTTCCGCAAGGACGTGGTCGAGCCGCTGCTCAAGGACACGCCGGCGCTGCATGCGGCGCTGGTCACCCGGGCCGCGCGCGCCATCGCCCAGCGTCTGAAGGCCGCAGACGCCACCCTGGCCGGACGCGGCCGGGCCCTTGGCTTCACGGGCGGCCAGACGCGGCGCGAGCACGACCTGCTCGGCGAGCGCGACGTGCCCGCTGACGCCCTGTACGGCGTGCAGACGCTGCGCGCGCTGGAGAACTTCCCGATCACCGGCGTTCCAATCCGCGAATTTCCGTCGCTGGTCGAGGCCCTGGCCGCCGTGAAGGCCGCCGCCGCCCGAGCCAACGCCGACCTCGGACTGCTACCGCGCGACGTGGCCCATGCCATCGATGAGGCAGCCATGGAGATCCGGGCCGGGCGCCACCACGAGCACTTCATGGTGGACGCCATCCAGGGCGGCGCCGGGACGTCTACCAACATGAATGCCAACGAGGTGATCGCCAACCGCGCGCTCGAACTCATGCACAAGCCGCGTGGCGACTACGCCGTGGTGCACCCCAACAACCACGTGAATCTCAGCCAGTCCACCAACGACGTCTATCCGACGGCGGTGAAGGTGGCCCTCCACACCAGCATTGAGGGACTCCGCGCCGCGATGCGCGACCTCGTGAACGCTTTTCTCGCCAAGGCTGACGAGTTCTCGCCGTTCATCAAGATGGGTCGCACTCAGCTGCAGGACGCCGTGCCGATGACGCTCGGCCAGGAGTTCGCCGCCTTCGGCCATACGATTCTCGAAGACGTGGACCGCCTGGGCGAGGCTCAGGCGCTGATTCGCGAGATCAACATGGGGGCGACGGCGATCGGCACTGGTATCAATGCCCCGCCAGGCTACGCCGAGAAGGTGCGCGAGCATCTCTCCCAGATCACCGGGCTCTCGCTCATCACGGCGCCCGACCTGGTGGAGGCCACCTCGGACACGGGAGCCTTCGTCCAGCTCTCCGGCGTCCTCAAACGCTGCGCCGTCAAACTCTCCAAGATCTGCAATGACCTGCGGCTCCTCAGTTCGGGACCGCGCACCGGACTCGGCGAGATCAACTTGCCGGCCATGCAGCCCGGCTCTTCGATCATGCCCGGCAAGGTGAACCCGGTGATCCCCGAGGTCGTGAACCAAGTGTGCTTTGACGTCATCGGCGGTGACGTGACGGTGACCATGGCCGCCGAAGCCGGTCAGCTGCAGCTCAACGTGTTCGAACCCGTGATCGCCTACCGGTTGCTGCGTAGCGTCGATACGCTGCGCAACGCCTGCGTCGTACTCCGCGAGCGGTGCGTCACCGGCATCACGGCCAATCCGCAGCGGATGCGCGACTTCGTCGAGCATTCGATCGGGATCGTGACCGCCCTCGTGCCGGTCATCGGCTACGACAAGGCCACGCAGATCGCCAAGGCCGCGCTCGACACGGGCCGCGGGGTCACCGAGTTGGTCCTCGAGCAGAAACTGCTCACGCGCCAGCAGATCGACCGGATTCTCGATCCGGAGCGGATGACCGCCCCGCGCGCCACCAAGGCGTAG
- a CDS encoding N(4)-(beta-N-acetylglucosaminyl)-L-asparaginase, translated as MSISRRDFISAGAAAAAGLALPRIGGAEPVISSVVDRSAPGSPGPASRPVIISASNGLTKDADGKQGIKVAYDLLVGGADPLDAIVAGVSIVELNPDDQSVGLGGLPDEDGVVQLDASCMHGPTKRAGAVGCLEDVATAAAVAKAVMDYTDHIFLVGAGARRFAVEMGFKTQNLLTDKSRRDWLRWKADLNPNDNWLDLPPRGSGRGGGDDESPSMHVTYDAHGVPHTYGTINMNAVTASGDIASVTTTSGLSWKIPGRVGDSPIIGAGQYCDNTVGAAGSTGRGEANMKVCGSFLAVEFMRQGMSPSQAVMKVMERVVEMTETRLLDEHGRPYFDLEYYAVNKKGEYAAACAYQSANPDRPTMFAVCDERGPRFEPFAYMYTADQRPKGHPMSGTLVIPK; from the coding sequence GTGTCGATCTCCCGTCGTGACTTCATCAGTGCGGGCGCTGCGGCAGCGGCCGGCCTCGCGCTCCCCCGGATCGGCGGTGCCGAACCGGTGATCTCGTCCGTTGTCGACCGGTCGGCCCCTGGATCACCGGGGCCGGCGTCGCGGCCCGTGATCATCTCGGCGAGCAACGGGCTCACGAAGGACGCCGACGGGAAGCAAGGCATCAAGGTCGCGTACGACCTGCTCGTGGGCGGCGCCGATCCGCTCGATGCGATCGTGGCCGGCGTGAGCATCGTCGAGTTGAACCCGGACGACCAGTCGGTGGGGCTCGGCGGACTGCCCGACGAGGACGGCGTGGTGCAGCTCGACGCGTCGTGCATGCACGGACCCACGAAACGGGCGGGCGCCGTGGGGTGTCTGGAGGACGTGGCGACGGCTGCGGCCGTGGCCAAGGCCGTGATGGACTACACGGATCACATCTTCCTGGTAGGCGCGGGGGCGCGGCGGTTCGCCGTGGAGATGGGGTTCAAGACGCAAAACCTGCTCACCGACAAGAGCCGCCGGGACTGGTTGCGGTGGAAGGCCGATCTCAATCCCAACGATAACTGGCTCGATCTTCCTCCGCGGGGGTCCGGACGCGGCGGAGGCGACGACGAATCGCCATCGATGCACGTGACCTACGACGCGCACGGTGTGCCGCACACCTATGGCACGATCAACATGAATGCGGTGACGGCCAGCGGGGACATCGCGTCGGTGACCACCACGAGCGGGCTGTCGTGGAAGATCCCGGGGCGGGTGGGCGATTCGCCGATCATCGGGGCGGGCCAGTACTGCGACAACACGGTGGGGGCGGCAGGCTCCACAGGCCGCGGTGAGGCCAACATGAAGGTGTGCGGTTCTTTCCTGGCTGTGGAGTTCATGCGGCAGGGGATGTCTCCCTCGCAGGCGGTGATGAAGGTGATGGAGCGCGTGGTGGAGATGACGGAAACGCGACTGCTCGACGAGCACGGCCGTCCCTATTTCGACCTCGAGTACTACGCCGTGAACAAGAAGGGCGAATACGCGGCGGCCTGCGCGTATCAGAGCGCGAATCCCGACCGGCCGACGATGTTCGCGGTGTGCGACGAGCGGGGGCCGCGTTTCGAACCGTTCGCGTACATGTACACGGCCGATCAGCGGCCCAAGGGGCACCCGATGTCGGGGACGCTCGTGATCCCGAAATGA
- a CDS encoding alanine--glyoxylate aminotransferase family protein, giving the protein MSCDERFFLPGPTAVRAEVLEAMLHPMIPHRSAAMELLMSTVHGRLQPLFGTQRPVYVVNGSATSAMEMGIRCGSMRRVLSLVCGAFGERFAEIAELSGREVTRVIAEPGETVSAQQVSLALEQGAYDTVTVVHSETSTGALSDVTGIARAVREASNAMLLVDAVTSVGAMPVEMDAWGADFVFAGSQKALALPPGLAFAAASERLLKRARTLFDRGFTLDLVRYDDFWHKSQSPTTPSIALLYALDRQLADIELEGFGARFNRHAQMAQACWEWVVADGGSDLSLEILAREGERSPSVTCYLCDQPERMVRALNEQGYVIGLGHGDLQRTSVRIGHMGDHTVEGVKRLLATMGEILRSRR; this is encoded by the coding sequence ATGTCGTGCGACGAGCGGTTCTTCCTGCCGGGGCCCACTGCGGTGCGGGCCGAGGTGCTGGAGGCCATGCTGCACCCGATGATTCCGCACCGCAGCGCCGCGATGGAATTGCTCATGAGCACCGTCCACGGGCGGCTGCAGCCGTTGTTCGGCACCCAGCGGCCAGTCTACGTGGTGAACGGATCGGCGACGTCGGCCATGGAAATGGGCATTCGCTGCGGGAGTATGCGACGCGTGCTCTCCCTGGTGTGCGGCGCGTTCGGCGAGCGGTTCGCCGAGATCGCCGAACTTTCCGGGCGCGAGGTTACCCGCGTGATCGCCGAGCCAGGGGAGACCGTGTCAGCGCAGCAGGTGAGCCTGGCGCTCGAACAGGGCGCGTACGATACGGTGACGGTGGTGCACTCCGAGACGTCCACCGGCGCGTTGAGCGACGTGACCGGTATCGCACGGGCGGTCCGCGAGGCGTCGAACGCCATGTTGCTCGTAGACGCCGTGACGAGCGTAGGCGCCATGCCGGTGGAAATGGACGCATGGGGCGCCGACTTCGTGTTCGCCGGGTCGCAGAAGGCACTCGCGCTGCCGCCGGGTCTGGCGTTCGCGGCGGCGTCGGAGCGGCTGCTGAAACGCGCGCGCACGCTGTTCGACCGCGGCTTCACGCTCGACCTCGTGCGCTACGATGACTTCTGGCACAAATCACAGAGCCCGACTACACCGTCGATTGCGTTGCTGTACGCTCTGGACCGGCAATTGGCCGACATCGAGCTGGAGGGGTTCGGCGCCCGGTTCAACCGGCATGCGCAGATGGCGCAGGCATGCTGGGAGTGGGTGGTGGCTGACGGAGGGTCCGACCTGTCGTTGGAGATTCTGGCGCGCGAAGGGGAACGGTCGCCGTCGGTGACCTGTTACCTGTGCGACCAACCCGAGCGGATGGTGCGCGCGCTCAACGAGCAGGGGTACGTGATCGGCCTCGGCCACGGTGATCTGCAGCGCACCTCGGTGCGCATAGGCCACATGGGCGATCACACCGTCGAAGGCGTGAAGCGCCTACTCGCCACGATGGGGGAGATACTTCGTTCGCGGCGTTAG